Proteins co-encoded in one Prunus persica cultivar Lovell chromosome G6, Prunus_persica_NCBIv2, whole genome shotgun sequence genomic window:
- the LOC109949552 gene encoding G-type lectin S-receptor-like serine/threonine-protein kinase LECRK3 produces MAFELAYAFCFLLLLLHLPFPTTAQTNKNIPLGSSLTADNSSFWASPSGEFAFGFQEIGRNGFLLAIWFNKIPERTIVWSANGNNLVAKGSKVELTADGQFRLNDAATGKQIWVADSAGTGVSYAAMLDTGNFVLANRSSINLWESFDQPTDTILPLQTLNQTSTLFARYTATNYSKGRFRFALQPDGDLLLYTTHFPLDSANTIYWSTDTAGSGYQVIFNQSGSIYLTARNRSILHMISNSTVSTQDFYQRATLDYDGVLRHYVYPKSTGSSAAGWLKAWTSLSFIPPNICMTILQEKGGGACGYNSICRHDQGTICRCPPGYSFINPDDMLKGCKKNFISQSCDAASPETDHFYFQEMQNTDWPKSEYEKFEVVTEDWCRQACLADCFCAVANFRNGQCWLKGSPLLNGRVDPINGVTGLVKIRKENSTMGPGGGYSKKKDNSTLIVVGSVLLSSSGFLNFLLLLTIYLVVSRIYYRKAKVRQPYLVMNLKYFTYEELEEATNGFKEELGHGGFATVFKGVLGADMGKFVAVKRLDSMVKESEWEFKAEMSAISRTNHRNLVQLLGYCNEGEHRLLVYEFMSNGSLAGFLFGESRPNWYQRREIALGIARGLLYLHEECNSQIIHCDIKPQNILLDDSFTARISDFGLAKLLKMDQTHTTTGMRGTRGYLAPEWFKNMPITGKVDVYSYGIMLLEIICCRRNFQKEAEDEDQMVLADWAYDCYEQKKVHLLLQNDDEATEDIQKLEKYVMIAMWCIQEDPSLRPTAKKLTMMLEGTVEVSIPPDPSSFTSSIQ; encoded by the coding sequence ATGGCTTTTGAACTAGCATATGCTTTCTGCTTTCTGCTTCTCCTCCTACACCTGCCATTTCCAACCACTGCTCAAACTAACAAGAACATACCTTTGGGTTCATCCCTCACTGCAGACAATAGCTCTTTTTGGGCCTCACCATCTGGGGAGTTTGCTTTCGGTTTCCAAGAAATTGGTAGAAACGGCTTCTTACTTGCCATCTGGTTtaacaaaataccagaaaGAACTATTGTGTGGTCAGCCAATGGTAATAACCTAGTGGCAAAAGGATCCAAAGTTGAGCTCACTGCAGATGGACAGTTTAGGCTCAATGATGCTGCAACAGGCAAGCAAATATGGGTTGCTGATTCTGCTGGTACCGGAGTTTCCTATGCAGCCATGCTTGACACTGGAAATTTTGTGCTGGCTAACCGAAGTTCAATCAATTTGTGGGAGAGTTTTGATCAACCAACTGATACAATCCTACCTTTGCAGACTCTAAATCAAACAAGCACACTCTTTGCCCGCTACACAGCAACAAATTACTCAAAAGGAAGATTCCGTTTTGCACTACAACCGGATGGAGACCTCTTGCTTTACACAACACACTTCCCATTGGATTCTGCTAACACTATCTATTGGTCAACCGACACTGCGGGTAGTGGTTATCAGGTCATCTTCAACCAGTCTGGCTCTATTTACCTTACTGCCAGAAACAGAAGCATACTTCATATGATATCAAACAGCACAGTTTCAACCCAAGATTTTTACCAGAGAGCAACTCTTGACTATGATGGAGTTTTGAGGCACTATGTCTATCCTAAAAGCACTGGCTCAAGTGCTGCTGGGTGGCTCAAGGCTTGGACCAGTTTGTCCTTCATACCTCCAAATATCTGCATGACAATTTTGCAAGAGAAAGGCGGCGGTGCATGTGGTTACAACAGTATATGTAGACATGACCAGGGAACAATTTGCCGGTGCCCACCTGGTTATAGCTTCATTAATCCAGATGATATGTTGAAAGGATGCAAAAAGAACTTCATTTCACAAAGTTGTGATGCTGCCTCACCAGAGACAgatcatttttatttccaaGAGATGCAAAACACAGATTGGCCTAAGTCTGAATATGAGAAGTTTGAAGTTGTAACTGAGGATTGGTGCAGGCAGGCTTGCCTAGCTGATTGTTTCTGTGCTGTTGCTAATTTCAGAAATGGCCAGTGTTGGCTGAAGGGAAGCCCCCTTTTGAACGGGAGAGTCGACCCCATTAATGGTGTAACAGGTCTAGTCAAAATAAGGAAGGAAAATTCAACCATGGGACCTGGTGGTGGatattcaaaaaagaaagacaattCAACTCTGATCGTAGTTGGATCGGTGCTCCTAAGTAGCTCAGGGTTTCTAAACTTCCTTTTACTGCTAACAATCTATTTGGTTGTTTCACGCATCTATTACAGAAAAGCAAAGGTGAGACAACCTTATCTCGTCatgaatttgaaatatttCACTTATGAAGAGCTAGAAGAAGCTACCAATGGATTCAAGGAAGAACTAGGCCATGGTGGTTTTGCAACAGTTTTCAAAGGAGTTTTAGGGGCTGATATGGGGAAATTTGTTGCTGTCAAAAGATTAGATAGTATGGTTAAAGAAAGTGAGTGGGAATTCAAAGCTGAAATGAGCGCAATTAGCAGAACGAACCATAGAAATTTAGTCCAGCTACTAGGATACTGCAACGAAGGGGAGCACCGACTGCTTGTATATGAGTTTATGAGCAACGGCTCTCTAGCAGGCTTCCTCTTTGGAGAGTCAAGGCCAAACTGGTATCAAAGAAGGGAAATCGCCTTAGGAATTGCAAGAGGGCTCTTGTATTTGCATGAGGAGTGCAACAGCCAAATCATACATTGTGACATTAAGCCTCAAAACATTCTTCTAGACGACTCTTTCACTGCAAGAATTTCAGACTTTGGATTGGCCAAGCTTTTGAAAATGGACCAGACTCACACTACCACCGGAATGAGGGGAACTAGAGGCTATCTGGCCCCTGAATGGTTTAAAAACATGCCAATCACAGGGAAGGTAGATGTTTACAGCTATGGCATTATGTTGCTGGAGATTATTTGCTGCAGGAGGAATTTTCAAAAAGAGGCAGAGGATGAAGATCAAATGGTTCTAGCTGATTGGGCATACGATTGCTATGAGCAAAAGAAAGTGCATCTGCTATTACAGAATGATGATGAGGCAACGGAAGACATCCAAAAGTTGGAGAAGTATGTGATGATCGCAATGTGGTGCATTCAGGAGGATCCGTCACTGCGACCCACGGCAAAGAAACTGACGATGATGCTCGAAGGAACCGTGGAAGTATCAATTCCCCCAGACCCATCCTCATTTACAAGTTCAATACAGTAA
- the LOC18772695 gene encoding uncharacterized protein LOC18772695, giving the protein MTMDRPQPSSDSPTREPKSPLVLSIECLKGSSKADEWTGDMLQTADIVEELRIGSSVTVKSPFKNGKSGVQKILHASFKAKDTSILVKVRRGRDEFAELQACIVPNDSAGRSKQYMLRSIADPNYTVGFCDRTEADCFELQASRNSRMVSALTTGRLQDGYVSYPWERRMQEMLAVPHSSCFLSVLFLPKASDRSASRYNDLEDTLARANVWLIASQASGVPVVFMNIQTESLLTKISGETASSTVNAGSLSDLADLASASLYGFEDYHGVDIGVVRAVRLWYAPLGGEIPVEVKLQEGDFKLGFAISRTEEGFIYISSVVDGDENTPSSRSGLSNLYKEAMEASRLLVVSRVSNQKVLPWMVSSTGAVRCFDTISLSQKLSLHRHAKVPISMHVFMWDRAVVSPSAGQTRFRSSASPPPIIPLPPEVQLARQPNENQIQPLPQEVFEDESSSEGVSQRLSEVRLERDTAGESSFRFHDFALSSNWV; this is encoded by the exons ATGACCATGGACCGACCGCAACCGAGCTCAGACTCCCCCACCCGAGAGCCGAAATCCCCTCTGGTGCTGTCCATCGAATGCCTCAAAGGCAGCTCGAAAGCCGACGAGTGGACTGGAGACATGCTCCAGACCGCAGACATCGTCGAGGAGCTCCGCATCGGCAGCTCCGTCACCGTTAAGTCGCCGTTTAAGAACGGAAAGAGCGGCGTCCAGAAGATCCTCCACGCCTCCTTTAAAGCCAAGGACACTTCTATCCTCGTCAAAGTCCGACGCGGCCGAGACGAGTTCGCGGAGTTGCAGGCTTGCATCGTCCCGAACGACTCTGCCGGTCGGAGCAAGCAGTACATGCTCAGGTCCATTGCCGACCCCAATTATACCGTCGGCTTCTGCGATCGCACGGAGGCCGACTGCTTCGAGCTCCAAG CTTCAAGGAACTCGAGGATGGTGAGTGCACTGACAACAGGTAGGCTTCAAGATGGGTATGTTTCATATCCATGGGAAAGGAGAATGCAGGAGATGCTAGCAGTTCCCCATTCTAGTTGCTTTCTATCTGTCCTCTTCCTTCCAAAGGCTTCGGATCGATCTGCTTCTCGCTACAACGACTTGGAGGACACCCTTGCTAGGGCTAATGTCTGGCTCATTGCCTCCCAGGCCTCCGGCGTCCCCGTCGTCTTCATGAACATCCAGACTGAGTCCCTCCTTACAAAG ATTTCTGGAGAGACAGCTTCTTCCACTGTAAATGCAGGGTCATTATCTGACTTAGCTGATCTTGCAAGCGCAAGCTTATATGGTTTTGAAGATTACCATGGGGTTGACATTGGTGTAGTCCGAGCCGTTCGACTTTGGTATGCTCCTCTTGGGGGTGAAATCCCTGTTGAGGTCAAATTACAAGAAGGTGATTTTAAGCTTGGCTTCGCCATTAGCCGCACAGAAGAG GGGTTTATATACATTTCATCAGTCGTAGATGGTGATGAAAACACGCCTTCAAGCCGATCGGGGCTGAGCAATTTGTACAAGGAAGCAATGGAGGCATCAAGGCTGCTGGTGGTCTCAAGGGTCTCAAACCAGAAGGTGCTCCCTTGGATGGTTTCTTCAACCGGAGCAGTTCGATGCTTCGACACCATTTCTCTCAGCCAGAAGCTCTCCCTCCACCGGCACGCCAAGGTTCCTATTTCCATGCATGTCTTCATGTGGGATCGAGCCGTCGTTTCTCCAAGTGCAGGCCAAACCAGGTTCAGGAGCAGCGCCTCTCCCCCGCCAATCATCCCATTGCCGCCTGAGGTTCAATTGGCTAGACAACCAAATGAGAACCAAATACAACCTCTTCCACAAGAAGTGTTTGAAGATGAAAGTAGCAGTGAAGGTGTCTCCCAGAGATTATCAGAGGTCAGGCTTGAGAGAGATACAGCTGGAGAATCCTCTTTTAGGTTCCATGATTTTGCACTTTCTAGCAATTgggtatga
- the LOC18772122 gene encoding histone H3.2: protein MARTKQTARKSTGGKAPRKQLATKAARKSAPATGGVKKPHRFRPGTVALREIRKYQKSTELLIRKLPFQRLVREIAQDFKTDLRFQSSAVAALQEAAEAYLVGLFEDTNLCAIHAKRVTIMPKDIQLARRIRGERA, encoded by the coding sequence ATGGCTCGTACCAAGCAGACTGCTCGTAAGTCCACCGGAGGGAAGGCCCCTCGCAAGCAGCTGGCAACAAAGGCTGCTCGGAAGTCGGCTCCCGCTACCGGAGGAGTGAAGAAGCCTCATCGTTTCAGGCCAGGGACTGTGGCGCTGAGAGAGATCAGGAAGTACCAGAAGAGCACTGAGCTCTTGATCCGCAAGCTTCCGTTCCAGAGGCTTGTGAGAGAGATTGCTCAGGACTTCAAGACCGATCTCCGGTTCCAGAGCAGCGCCGTGGCGGCGCTGCAAGAGGCGGCGGAGGCCTATTTGGTAGGTCTCTTTGAGGACACCAATCTCTGCGCCATTCATGCCAAGAGGGTCACCATTATGCCCAAGGACATCCAGCTTGCTCGTAGAATTAGGGGGGAGAGGGCTTAG